From the genome of Thermosynechococcus sp. NK55a:
GGATTACGAGCGGCAACAAAAGCGGCAACAAATTAGAAAAATCAGAAAAATCAGTGCTTGGCTGCGGGAAGAAACGCCCCTCTGCAACAGGTCCTGCAATCCGTCAATGCCACAGTTGAGCGCCATGTCGGTCGGATGTTGTCCCCTGAACACCTAGCGATTCTGCGCAAGGTGGGGGAGCTCGTGCTCGCCAATAGTGATCACGCTTGGCAACACCTGAAACAGCGATTGGGCAGCGGTCAGATTCCAGTCGATCCCTGGCAGCATCTTCAGGATCAACCCCTAATTGTTGAGTTTGCTGCATCCTTCTGAGGAAAACGAACGGGGGGCGATCGCCGGCCTCTTGGCGGATGGTGCCTTTCAGGTCTTTACCGACAACAGGGGGGCGGCGGTGTTGAGTCGTGCATGAGTGATGTTGAACAAGAATTGAGTGGCGAGTGAATCTCCATGCTTGGCATTGGTTTGGGGGTTCTCGAAAGGGGAGAATTTGCCCGCCGAGTGGCAACGACGGCCCGATATGTTGATATGTTAATCAGTTCCGCTGGCTCCTGCGTGCTCACGGTGGCAGCGGCGTTGATCGCGCTTGCAATTGATCGCCAATGCGCCGTAGGGCATCCATAGGGCCAGTGAGGAGGAGGCGATCGCCTGCCATTAAAGGACAATCGCTGCTAGGTTCAGAAAGAAGTGTTCCTTCTCGCCGCAGGGCACGAATCGTCACAGTCTCAGGCAGATGCAGATCCGCAATGGTGCGATGTTTTTCGCCAATCTCTTTGGGCAACATGATCCAAAGAAACAAGGTTTCCCCTTGGGGCACACTGACACGGCCATTGATCAGGGCTTCACAAGCCGCAAACTCCGCTGGCTGACCGACAATCAAGAGGCGATCGCCCCCTTGGAGGCGGGTTTGACCGCTGGGATAATCCACCTCAGTACCATCCGCCCGCACAATCGCCAAGAGCGTCACCCCCGTCAGCTGTCGCAGTTGGATTTCTGCTAAGCTCATGCCGCGAATGGGGGAATCCTCAGGGACACTCAGCCAGCGACTATTCATATCCTGAGCCGCTTGCCGCAGGAGACGGGCGGTTCCCTCCGGTGGAGTATCACCGCGCAAATTGGCGTAATGGCTGTCGCGCACCTGTTGTACCTGCTGTTGAATATGGCGCTCACCCATGCCGAGGCTAAAGAAGAGATGGGCAGCCAACTCTAAGCTGGCTTCAAACTCCGGTTGCACCACCTCCCGTGCCCCCAGTTGATAAAGCAATTCAATGTCGCGATCGCTGTTGGCGCGAACAATCACATCCAGTTCTGGGGCAAACTCGAGGGCGCGCTTGAGACAGAGGCGGGTACTCATACTATCGGGGAGAGCGATCGCCATGCCAAGAGCTTGATCGACCCCTGCTTTGGCCAGAATTGTTCTACTGGCGGCATTGCCATAAATGTAGGGCAGTTGAGCATCGCGTACTTCGTTAATGACCGTTTCACTTTGCTCAATCACCAACACGGGATAATTTTGTTTTTGGAGGAGTTTGACCAGACTCTTGCCGACACGACCATAGCCACAGACAATGACATGGTTTCGCTGGGGCAATCCCGTTAAATCCATGGCCAGGATGTCATCTTCCTTGAAGAGGCGGCGCAGTAGGGGCAGTTCCAATAGCACTGGCACTACCTTTAACAAAAAGGGCGTCACCAGCAAAGTGACTGCGGTGGTGCCCAGGGTGAGCAGGTAAACCTGTTGGGAAACCAACCCCAAACCCCGCCCTGCCGTCAGCAGCACAAAGGAAAATTCGCCAATCTGAGCAAGGCCAATC
Proteins encoded in this window:
- a CDS encoding cation:proton antiporter, which translates into the protein MTEDFRLVIDLSVVLGAAAVGGLLAALLRQPILLGYLLAGMLVGPTGLGLLREVPQVEGLAQLGVAFLLFALGVSFSLGEIRKVQGVSLGGSALQILLTIAVTTLIAVGVGWVSSPNQGVFLGAVLSLSSTAVVLRSLMDRNELESIQGQIMLGILVVQDLAVGLMIAVLPALNKPAEELGLALGQAVLTIALIAVGAIAAGMWLLPPLLRLLAKTESRELFLLGVVALCLGIALLTQYLGLSIEIGAFIAGLMISEVEYADQTLDYVESIRDIFTTLFFASIGMLIDPVFLWEHLDRIIELVSLVILGKFLITTPIVKFFGYSWKTSLLVGIGLAQIGEFSFVLLTAGRGLGLVSQQVYLLTLGTTAVTLLVTPFLLKVVPVLLELPLLRRLFKEDDILAMDLTGLPQRNHVIVCGYGRVGKSLVKLLQKQNYPVLVIEQSETVINEVRDAQLPYIYGNAASRTILAKAGVDQALGMAIALPDSMSTRLCLKRALEFAPELDVIVRANSDRDIELLYQLGAREVVQPEFEASLELAAHLFFSLGMGERHIQQQVQQVRDSHYANLRGDTPPEGTARLLRQAAQDMNSRWLSVPEDSPIRGMSLAEIQLRQLTGVTLLAIVRADGTEVDYPSGQTRLQGGDRLLIVGQPAEFAACEALINGRVSVPQGETLFLWIMLPKEIGEKHRTIADLHLPETVTIRALRREGTLLSEPSSDCPLMAGDRLLLTGPMDALRRIGDQLQARSTPLPP